AATCTCCGGAGGTAACGACTTATGCCGACGTACATTTTGCTTCTTCATTACACTGAGCAAGGAATCAAAAACATAAAAGACAGCCCGTCGCGACTCGATGGAGTCAGAAAACTGTTTCAGGACCACGGCGCCAAATTAAAGGACTTCTTTCTGGTAACCGGTCAGTA
This genomic stretch from bacterium harbors:
- a CDS encoding GYD domain-containing protein — encoded protein: MPTYILLLHYTEQGIKNIKDSPSRLDGVRKLFQDHGAKLKDFFLVTGQYDAVSICEAPNDEAFAKLALTIAAKGNVRTETLRAFTE